The following proteins are co-located in the Phocoena phocoena chromosome 1, mPhoPho1.1, whole genome shotgun sequence genome:
- the TEX50 gene encoding testis-expressed protein 50, producing MPSQGLSLIFPLLFICFFRESFCICDGTTWTKVGWEIFPEETHHLKVKPSPSHRLPYPLNKLCCNFASMDIFQCLLHLIYILVQVLFSILSVLSAHYLWVKWKKHKKKLKKQASLDTAGNDLESQPIYDIDQILCRPVATTSMITKYLNQVSHHPPAKKVKHQKLKGKKSEREGARGY from the exons atgCCTTCTCAAGGACTATCCCTGATTTTTCCTCTGTTGTTTATCTGCTTCTTCAGGGAGAGCTTCTGCATTTGTGATGGTACTACCTGGACAAAGGTTGGATGGGAGATTTTTCCAGAAGAAACGCATCATTTGAAAGTTAAGCCTTCTCCATCTCACCGTCTACCTTACCCTCTGAACAAACTATGCTGCAATTTTGCTAGTATGGATATATTTCAGTGTCTTTtacatcttatttatattttagtacaAGTTCTCTTTTCAATCCTGTCTGTTTTATCTGCTCATTACCTGTGGGTGAAAtggaagaaacacaaaaaaa aactgAAGAAACAAGCCTCCTTAGATACAGCTGGTAATGATCTAGAAAGCCAGCCCATCTATGACATTGACCAAATACTCTGCAGACCGGTGGCCACAACATCAATGATCACCAAGTACCTGAATCAGGTGTCCCATCATCCTCCAGCTAAGAAAGTCAAGCACCAAAAACTAAAGGGGAAGAAGAGTGAAAGAGAAGGAGCCAGAGGATACTAG